Proteins encoded in a region of the Bacteroidales bacterium WCE2004 genome:
- a CDS encoding outer membrane transport energization protein TonB, with product MEVKKTPKADLNNKKLLFVEIGLVLALLVTIFAFEHKTTEKKEAALSADDTALIEEEIIPIIQDTPPPPPEAPKMPILSDQIDIVDDNIKVDDNILNLEDDANLGVEIMDYVEDVQEEVVEEEAIPFALVEEKPKFQGGDAKTFSAWVSQHLEYPEIAKENGVSGRVVVEFTVMPDGKVANVKLLRGVDPSIDKEAIRVVQSSPKWTPGRQRDRAVKVTYQFPVIFTLR from the coding sequence ATGGAAGTCAAGAAAACACCCAAGGCTGATCTGAACAACAAGAAACTGCTGTTCGTTGAGATCGGTTTGGTTCTCGCCCTTCTCGTGACGATCTTCGCTTTCGAGCACAAGACCACGGAGAAGAAAGAGGCGGCGCTCTCTGCGGACGACACCGCCCTCATTGAGGAAGAGATCATCCCGATTATCCAGGATACCCCTCCGCCGCCCCCCGAGGCGCCGAAGATGCCTATCCTTTCCGACCAGATCGATATCGTCGACGACAACATCAAGGTCGATGACAACATCCTCAATCTCGAGGACGACGCCAACCTCGGTGTCGAGATCATGGACTACGTCGAGGACGTGCAGGAAGAGGTCGTCGAAGAGGAAGCCATTCCTTTTGCCCTCGTCGAGGAGAAGCCCAAGTTCCAGGGCGGTGACGCCAAGACCTTCTCCGCCTGGGTGTCCCAGCACCTCGAGTACCCGGAGATTGCCAAGGAGAATGGCGTGTCCGGCCGCGTGGTGGTGGAATTCACCGTGATGCCTGACGGCAAGGTTGCCAATGTCAAGCTCCTCCGCGGTGTCGACCCTTCCATCGACAAGGAGGCCATCCGCGTCGTCCAGAGCTCCCCGAAGTGGACCCCGGGCAGACAGCGCGACCGCGCCGTCAAGGTCACCTACCAGTTCCCCGTGATCTTCACGCTGCGCTAG
- a CDS encoding GTP-binding protein HflX, giving the protein MENQREEKAVFVGIVKQDDDERKILEYLDELQFLAETAGAKGDRQFVQHVDRPDKATYIRSGKLKEIAEYVEENHIDYVIFDDELTGMQQRNIEKIITTAAVIDRTSLILEIFSQRAQTAYAKTQVELAHYNYMLPRLAGMWTHLERQRGGMGTRGGMGETQIEVDRRIVRERISKLKEQLKKVDKQMATQRSNRGQLVRLSLVGYTNVGKSTLMNLLSKSDVFAENKLFATLDTTVRKVVIGNVPFLLSDTVGFIRKLPTQLIEAFKSTLDEVREADILVHVVDISHPDYEEQMEVVDKTLKDISAADKPVYVVFNKTDAYTYEPYDEFSLEPKTEKNFSLDEVKAKWINGRKIPCIFISAIKKENIDKLRDDIYKMVAEIHAGRYPFNNFLW; this is encoded by the coding sequence ATGGAGAATCAGAGAGAAGAAAAAGCAGTCTTCGTGGGCATCGTCAAGCAGGACGACGACGAGCGCAAGATCCTCGAATACCTGGACGAACTGCAGTTCCTGGCAGAGACGGCCGGCGCGAAGGGCGACAGACAGTTCGTCCAGCATGTGGACCGTCCCGACAAGGCCACCTACATCCGCAGCGGCAAGCTCAAGGAGATTGCGGAATATGTCGAGGAGAACCACATCGACTACGTCATCTTCGACGATGAGCTGACGGGCATGCAGCAGCGCAACATCGAGAAAATCATCACGACCGCAGCCGTCATCGACCGGACCAGCCTGATCCTCGAAATCTTCTCCCAACGTGCCCAGACGGCCTACGCCAAGACACAGGTCGAGCTGGCGCACTACAACTACATGCTCCCCCGCCTCGCGGGCATGTGGACCCACCTCGAGCGCCAGCGCGGCGGCATGGGCACGCGCGGCGGCATGGGCGAGACCCAGATCGAAGTGGACCGCCGCATCGTGCGCGAGCGCATCTCCAAGCTCAAGGAGCAGCTCAAGAAGGTCGACAAGCAGATGGCCACCCAGCGCAGCAACCGCGGGCAGCTGGTGCGCCTTTCGCTCGTCGGCTACACCAATGTAGGAAAATCCACGCTGATGAATCTCCTCTCCAAGTCGGACGTCTTCGCCGAGAACAAGCTCTTCGCCACCCTCGACACCACCGTCCGCAAGGTCGTCATCGGCAATGTTCCCTTCCTGCTCAGCGACACCGTCGGATTCATCCGCAAGCTGCCCACGCAGCTCATCGAGGCCTTCAAGAGCACGCTCGACGAGGTCCGCGAAGCCGACATCCTCGTGCACGTCGTGGACATCTCGCACCCCGACTACGAAGAGCAGATGGAGGTCGTGGACAAGACATTGAAAGACATTTCGGCCGCCGACAAGCCCGTCTACGTGGTCTTCAACAAGACCGACGCCTACACCTACGAGCCCTACGACGAATTCTCGCTCGAACCCAAGACCGAGAAGAACTTCTCGCTCGACGAAGTCAAGGCCAAGTGGATCAACGGCCGCAAGATTCCCTGCATCTTCATATCAGCCATCAAGAAGGAGAACATCGACAAGCTCCGGGACGACATCTACAAGATGGTCGCGGAGATCCACGCCGGGCGATATCCCTTCAACAATTTCCTCTGGTAA
- a CDS encoding tRNA uridine 5-carboxymethylaminomethyl modification enzyme translates to MEKVYDIIVVGGGHAGCEAAMAAATLGSSVLLVTMDMLGFAKMSCNPAVGGIAKGQIVREIDALGGWTGVVTDRSTLQFRMLNRSKGPAMWSPRAQCDKIQFSLHWREILESACKLDIYADSATAFLFENSKICGVRTNTGAIFKSRAVILTAGTFLAGKLFIGRHQMEGGRIGEPASYGLTEQLVERGLTTDRMKTGTPPRIDISSVDTDKLPIQLGDPDPARFSFLSEPSAVQDGRAPQMPCFILHTNEKVHEILRTGFGDSPLFTGLIHGRGPRYCPSIEDKLRVFPDNPAHQLFLEPEGRHTNEYYLQGFSSSLPLQVQLDALHAIAGLENVKIFRPAYAVEYDFFDPTQLRPSLESRLVENLFLAGQVNGTTGYEEAAAQGIVAGINAHRKVRELDPFILRRDKSYIGVLIDDLVTKGVDEPYRMFTSRAEYRILLRQDNADQRLTPLAHEIGLADEARYAATMEKYERVEELKSYCESKNLTARQANPYLESVGSSPISESKKIADLATRPEVSLGELLQLVPRGTYQQDVVENVEISLRYKGYIDRELLMAEKIRRLEDLKIPEDFDFERVAGLTIECRQKLKKYRPLTIAQASRISGVSPADISVLLVYFGR, encoded by the coding sequence ATGGAGAAGGTCTATGACATCATCGTCGTAGGGGGCGGGCACGCAGGCTGCGAGGCCGCGATGGCCGCCGCCACCCTCGGCTCGTCCGTCCTGCTCGTGACGATGGACATGCTCGGCTTCGCCAAGATGTCCTGCAACCCGGCGGTGGGCGGAATCGCCAAGGGACAGATCGTCCGGGAGATCGACGCGCTCGGCGGATGGACCGGCGTGGTCACTGACCGGTCGACCCTCCAGTTCCGGATGCTGAACCGCTCGAAGGGGCCGGCGATGTGGAGTCCGCGCGCCCAATGCGATAAAATCCAGTTTTCGCTGCATTGGCGCGAAATCCTCGAAAGTGCCTGTAAATTAGACATTTACGCGGATTCCGCGACCGCTTTTCTCTTTGAGAATTCAAAAATCTGCGGCGTCCGTACAAATACGGGGGCGATTTTCAAGTCTCGCGCGGTTATCCTGACCGCCGGGACCTTCCTGGCGGGCAAGCTTTTCATCGGTCGCCACCAGATGGAAGGCGGCCGCATCGGCGAGCCCGCTTCTTACGGACTGACGGAGCAGCTCGTCGAGCGCGGGCTCACGACCGACCGGATGAAGACGGGGACGCCTCCCCGGATCGACATCTCGTCCGTCGACACGGACAAGCTCCCGATCCAGCTCGGCGACCCCGACCCGGCGCGCTTTTCCTTCCTGTCCGAGCCTTCGGCCGTCCAGGACGGTCGCGCCCCGCAGATGCCGTGCTTCATCCTGCACACGAACGAGAAGGTCCACGAGATCCTGCGGACCGGCTTTGGCGACTCTCCGCTCTTCACCGGCCTGATCCACGGCAGGGGACCGCGCTACTGTCCGAGCATCGAGGACAAGCTGCGCGTCTTCCCGGACAATCCGGCGCACCAGCTTTTCCTGGAGCCGGAGGGCCGCCATACCAACGAATACTACCTCCAGGGATTCTCTTCTTCGCTTCCGCTGCAGGTGCAGCTGGATGCCTTGCATGCCATCGCGGGGCTGGAGAATGTCAAGATCTTCCGCCCGGCCTATGCCGTCGAATACGACTTCTTCGACCCGACGCAGCTGCGTCCGTCCCTCGAGTCCCGGCTTGTCGAAAACCTCTTCCTGGCCGGCCAGGTCAATGGAACGACCGGCTATGAGGAAGCGGCCGCGCAGGGGATTGTGGCGGGTATCAATGCCCACCGGAAGGTCCGGGAGCTGGATCCGTTCATCCTGCGCCGCGACAAGTCCTATATCGGCGTGCTGATCGACGACCTCGTGACGAAGGGCGTCGACGAGCCGTACCGGATGTTCACCTCTCGCGCGGAGTACCGCATCCTGCTCCGTCAGGACAATGCGGACCAGCGCCTGACGCCGCTCGCGCACGAAATCGGCCTTGCCGATGAGGCGCGCTACGCGGCGACGATGGAGAAGTACGAGCGCGTGGAAGAGCTGAAATCTTATTGCGAAAGCAAGAATCTGACCGCCAGGCAGGCGAATCCTTATCTGGAATCTGTGGGCTCCAGCCCGATTTCAGAGTCCAAGAAAATCGCGGATCTGGCCACGCGGCCGGAGGTTTCTCTTGGGGAACTCCTGCAACTTGTTCCACGTGGAACTTATCAACAGGATGTTGTTGAAAACGTAGAAATCTCTCTTCGATACAAAGGATATATCGACCGCGAACTGCTGATGGCGGAGAAAATCCGCCGGCTCGAGGATCTCAAGATTCCGGAGGATTTCGACTTCGAGCGCGTCGCGGGATTGACGATAGAATGCCGACAGAAGCTGAAAAAATATCGTCCGCTGACGATTGCCCAGGCTTCTCGCATCTCTGGGGTCTCGCCAGCGGACATATCCGTGCTGCTCGTGTATTTCGGGCGCTAA
- a CDS encoding Cysteine desulfuration protein SufE, whose amino-acid sequence MKSLKEAQADVIDDFSMYDEWLDKYEYLIDLGRRLEAFPEELKTEDRLIKGCQSRVWLDAVVEDGKLYFRADSDAIITKGIISLLIGVYSGRTAREIAEDDFSFVDQLGLRENLSPTRANGLASMIATIRQMAQNHV is encoded by the coding sequence ATGAAATCACTGAAAGAAGCACAGGCCGACGTCATCGACGATTTCTCGATGTATGACGAGTGGCTGGACAAGTATGAATATCTGATTGACCTGGGGCGCCGCCTGGAGGCTTTCCCGGAGGAACTGAAGACCGAAGACCGCCTCATCAAGGGCTGCCAGTCGCGCGTGTGGCTGGACGCCGTGGTGGAGGACGGGAAGCTATATTTCCGCGCCGACAGCGACGCCATCATCACCAAGGGGATCATCTCCTTGCTGATCGGCGTCTATTCCGGCCGGACGGCCCGCGAGATCGCGGAGGACGATTTCTCGTTCGTGGACCAGCTGGGGCTGCGCGAGAACCTCTCCCCGACGCGCGCCAACGGCCTCGCCTCGATGATCGCCACAATCCGTCAGATGGCACAAAATCACGTGTAG
- a CDS encoding 2-amino-4-hydroxy-6-hydroxymethyldihydropteridinediphosphokinase, with translation MKAVDVYFSLGSNQGDRQALLDEALRRLDAAIGRPYAALSSVFETPAWGFDGPAFLNCVVRYRTARRPHTLLRICKRIERAMGRRETLEYDAEGRRIYHDRPIDIDILLYGDEHVDTPELQIPHPLMQQRDFIMRPLNEIFAQK, from the coding sequence ATGAAGGCCGTTGACGTATATTTTTCCCTCGGTTCCAACCAGGGCGACCGGCAGGCGCTCCTCGACGAGGCGCTGCGCCGCCTGGACGCCGCCATCGGGCGGCCCTACGCGGCCCTTTCCTCCGTCTTCGAGACGCCCGCCTGGGGTTTTGACGGCCCGGCTTTCCTTAATTGCGTCGTCCGCTACCGCACCGCCCGTCGGCCGCACACGCTGCTGCGCATCTGCAAGCGCATCGAGCGGGCGATGGGGCGCCGCGAGACGCTGGAATACGACGCCGAAGGCCGCCGGATCTATCACGACCGCCCCATCGACATCGACATCCTGCTCTACGGCGACGAGCATGTGGACACCCCGGAGCTGCAGATCCCGCACCCCCTGATGCAGCAGCGCGACTTCATTATGCGGCCCCTGAATGAGATTTTTGCGCAGAAATGA
- a CDS encoding rRNA maturation RNase YbeY, producing the protein MIRYFQEDIRFDLKQKMQNNRWLKMVAGSEMRRLGAINIIFCSDRYILDVNMKYLQHDYFTDIITFDYCEKDVLSGDLFISIDSVRENALFYGTEFENELNRVMVHGLLHLIGYDDHTEEDIAEMRRKENYYLDMKAAL; encoded by the coding sequence ATGATACGCTATTTCCAGGAGGATATCCGCTTCGACCTGAAGCAGAAAATGCAGAATAACCGCTGGCTCAAAATGGTTGCGGGGAGCGAGATGCGCCGCCTCGGCGCGATCAACATCATCTTCTGCTCCGACCGCTATATCCTGGATGTCAACATGAAATATCTCCAGCACGACTACTTCACGGACATCATCACCTTTGATTATTGCGAGAAGGACGTCCTGTCGGGCGACCTGTTCATCAGCATCGATTCGGTGCGTGAGAACGCGCTTTTCTACGGGACGGAGTTCGAGAACGAACTCAACCGCGTGATGGTGCACGGCCTGCTCCACCTGATCGGCTATGACGACCACACGGAGGAGGACATCGCCGAGATGCGCCGGAAGGAGAACTACTATCTGGACATGAAAGCCGCGCTGTGA
- a CDS encoding cysteine desulfurase / selenocysteine lyase → MMQVENIRQEFPALAESVYGKPLVYLDNAATSERPRSVIRKWTEMSEKYNANLHRAVHRTAALATEEYEATRDAVRAYLNAEFREEIIFTAGTTASINLVAFSFGEAFVHAGDEILVCESEHHSDIVPWQLLCERKGATLKVLPVDDSGHLRLDLLPELLTERTRLACVAHVSNVLGLVNPVKDIVSICHSKGCAVLVDGAQGIVHQRVDVRDLGCDFYAFSGHKVYAAPGTGVLYGRRELLEQMPPYMGGGEMIGTVRWTGSTWAPLPQKFEAGTQNIAGTPTLRPALEMAEAMRDPAVEAEQERIKSFMLNALQNDSRIRLYGVPATQEEKIPLFSFSVEHCHHEDLALILDKMGIAVRSGQMCAEPLMDRFGETGMVRVSFASYNTLREAEYFMESLDRAIKMLEG, encoded by the coding sequence ATGATGCAAGTCGAAAATATACGTCAGGAATTCCCCGCCCTCGCGGAGTCCGTATACGGCAAACCGCTTGTCTATCTGGACAATGCGGCTACGTCCGAACGGCCCCGCAGCGTCATCCGCAAGTGGACGGAGATGTCCGAGAAATACAACGCCAACCTGCACCGCGCCGTCCATCGGACCGCGGCGCTCGCCACGGAAGAATACGAGGCCACACGGGATGCCGTGCGGGCTTATCTTAATGCTGAATTCCGTGAGGAGATCATCTTCACGGCCGGCACCACGGCGTCCATCAACCTCGTCGCCTTCAGCTTCGGGGAGGCCTTCGTGCATGCCGGTGATGAGATCCTGGTCTGCGAATCGGAGCACCATTCCGACATCGTGCCCTGGCAGCTCCTGTGCGAGCGCAAGGGCGCGACGCTCAAGGTGCTGCCCGTGGACGATTCCGGGCACCTCCGCCTGGACCTCCTGCCGGAGCTGCTGACGGAGCGCACGCGCCTGGCGTGCGTCGCGCACGTGTCCAACGTCCTGGGCCTCGTGAATCCCGTTAAGGATATCGTAAGTATCTGTCATTCAAAGGGTTGTGCGGTCCTTGTGGACGGCGCGCAGGGCATTGTCCACCAGCGCGTGGACGTCCGCGACCTGGGGTGCGATTTCTATGCGTTCTCGGGCCACAAGGTCTACGCCGCGCCCGGGACGGGCGTGCTCTACGGCCGCCGCGAACTGCTGGAGCAGATGCCGCCCTACATGGGTGGCGGCGAGATGATCGGGACGGTCCGCTGGACCGGCTCGACCTGGGCGCCGCTGCCGCAGAAGTTCGAGGCGGGCACGCAGAACATCGCCGGCACGCCGACGCTCCGCCCTGCGCTGGAGATGGCGGAGGCGATGCGCGACCCGGCCGTGGAAGCGGAGCAGGAACGCATTAAATCGTTTATGCTGAATGCGTTGCAGAATGATTCCCGGATCCGCCTGTATGGCGTTCCCGCGACGCAGGAGGAGAAGATTCCCCTCTTTTCGTTCTCCGTGGAACATTGTCACCACGAGGACCTGGCGCTGATCCTGGACAAGATGGGAATTGCCGTCCGCTCCGGGCAGATGTGCGCGGAGCCGCTGATGGACCGCTTCGGCGAGACCGGGATGGTGCGGGTGTCGTTTGCCTCGTACAACACCCTCCGCGAGGCGGAATATTTCATGGAATCGCTCGACCGGGCGATCAAAATGCTGGAAGGATGA
- a CDS encoding Holliday junction DNA helicase subunit RuvA yields the protein MIDYISGKLVTLTPTMAVIDNQGIGYASEISLQTYDALNGKSEATLYMQSQINPRDGITVDYGFATTAERELFRQITSVSGMGAASARMVLSSLSPDELRNAILSEDVNRLKGVKGIGLKTAQRMVLELKDKIVKGDGASTEMLFKTDSGAAAEEASTALQMLGFSKPNISKAVQAILKQNPSASVEEIIKAALQRL from the coding sequence ATGATAGATTACATCTCAGGAAAGCTTGTCACACTGACCCCTACGATGGCGGTGATCGACAATCAGGGCATCGGATACGCCTCCGAAATCTCCCTGCAGACCTACGACGCACTCAACGGCAAATCCGAGGCCACGCTCTACATGCAGAGCCAGATCAACCCGCGCGACGGCATCACGGTCGACTACGGTTTCGCCACGACGGCGGAGCGCGAGCTCTTCCGCCAGATCACGAGCGTGTCCGGCATGGGCGCCGCCTCCGCGCGCATGGTCCTCTCTTCCCTCTCGCCGGACGAGTTGCGCAACGCCATCCTGAGCGAGGACGTCAACCGCCTCAAGGGCGTCAAGGGCATCGGCCTCAAGACCGCCCAGCGGATGGTGCTCGAGCTGAAAGACAAGATCGTCAAGGGCGACGGAGCCAGCACGGAAATGCTGTTCAAGACCGACTCCGGCGCGGCGGCCGAAGAGGCTTCCACAGCGCTCCAGATGCTCGGATTCTCCAAGCCGAACATCAGCAAGGCCGTCCAGGCCATCCTCAAGCAGAACCCTTCCGCGTCGGTGGAAGAAATCATAAAAGCCGCCTTGCAGCGGCTCTAG
- a CDS encoding FeS assembly SUF system protein, with translation MAQEEVLTPQDVKELAPLYEDVVLALKQVYDPEIPVNIYDLGLVYELHINKDREVSIQMTFTAPNCPMADEVLAEVQRSVEDVPGIKSCKIDLVFEPVWDQSMLSDEARVALGWDPEF, from the coding sequence ATGGCACAGGAAGAAGTTTTGACCCCACAGGACGTGAAAGAGCTGGCGCCGCTCTACGAAGACGTGGTGCTGGCGCTCAAGCAAGTCTATGACCCGGAAATACCGGTGAATATCTACGACCTCGGGCTCGTCTACGAGCTGCATATCAACAAGGACCGCGAAGTCTCCATCCAGATGACCTTCACGGCCCCGAACTGCCCGATGGCGGACGAAGTGCTCGCTGAGGTGCAGCGCAGCGTCGAGGACGTCCCGGGCATCAAGAGCTGCAAGATCGACCTCGTGTTCGAGCCGGTCTGGGACCAGAGCATGCTCTCCGACGAGGCCCGCGTGGCGCTCGGCTGGGACCCCGAATTCTAG
- a CDS encoding TonB-dependent Receptor Plug Domain gives MRKLLFFIFLLTAAVQAKAAGHETDTLRTGQPFVTDVRALHAGQQPGVVVTSSLGAPGMTPSVFIQGYHIDNQQPVYIVDGMRVLHLDTLAPDSIDGIEFLTGAKAMALYGPAAKNGAIVVKTKSAGRNGFHASYGFTGALQQLAWEPQPLTWMDWLHYYPELDEAAWMSPLKNAQFETSFVQTHHLDLQYRHNDKFSAVATFDFLDNDGPSNDRLDAQQRFSGSARIEYKPVRWLRAEVSATLGKSDASRSNAMHRYLLNLPLGVRYSNNELQYFERHLEEGERTFKDFTGNALVEVRPVSGLTVRAHAGYSAQRAEDNFIELENQEWIDGDYAIKDWKYFQYDLETQYQRSFGSHTLSANLLLRGQSVVPEELTFSVVGLDIKDYQDKYLQFVKDLDQDHLPYNYFFSSFKPEKPITWGDGHLSLTYDYAHLLTLGLNYYLLRADNNGQKVTYHVPSAQATWKMGQTRFMRKILPRWWTGWSWNAAWSGTDNHKQYYSYSFPIFVGKENVLEPFSRLEIGTDLQMGNFNLNASWFSGRDSFGIMPDILNQGWTFAADWTGRSGDFIFAAGLNAALYKNMCLPSDPEKLYFIDLNQIICTGHPIGTKMLYPYIGIDYEGNPHYKTTNNNRTDQELFEKGPFPTATLGVHFDMQWRRWTFNLVAHGNFGQSIMRAVEYGRVDENHDMLTRHYMTESWSGSNWKGKYPKPSSLTRYDMFYSSSAMLHDASFFRIDQIRLQYRLPIRRLHTNVRLSAALENFFLFTKYPGSDPEYNLSWDNPGYDLGAYPSTRRIVFGVNIDL, from the coding sequence ATGCGAAAACTTCTCTTCTTCATCTTCCTGCTGACCGCTGCCGTCCAGGCAAAGGCAGCGGGCCACGAAACTGATACCCTGCGGACAGGACAGCCGTTTGTTACGGATGTCAGGGCGCTCCATGCCGGGCAGCAGCCCGGCGTCGTCGTGACCTCCTCGCTGGGCGCTCCAGGCATGACGCCGTCCGTATTCATCCAGGGCTACCACATCGACAACCAGCAACCGGTCTACATCGTGGACGGCATGCGCGTCCTGCACCTGGATACGCTGGCGCCGGACTCCATTGACGGCATCGAGTTCCTCACGGGCGCAAAGGCCATGGCCCTCTATGGACCCGCCGCGAAGAACGGAGCCATCGTCGTCAAGACCAAATCTGCCGGCAGAAACGGATTCCACGCCTCCTACGGCTTCACCGGCGCCCTACAGCAGCTGGCCTGGGAGCCGCAACCGCTCACGTGGATGGACTGGCTCCACTACTACCCGGAATTAGACGAAGCGGCCTGGATGAGCCCGCTCAAGAACGCCCAGTTCGAGACCTCTTTCGTCCAGACCCATCATCTGGACCTGCAGTATCGACACAACGACAAATTCAGCGCCGTCGCAACGTTCGACTTTCTGGACAACGACGGACCCTCAAATGACCGTCTGGATGCACAGCAACGCTTCAGCGGCTCGGCACGGATTGAATACAAGCCCGTGCGTTGGCTCCGGGCGGAAGTCTCTGCCACGCTGGGAAAGTCTGATGCTTCCCGCTCCAACGCGATGCACCGCTATTTGCTGAACCTTCCCCTCGGGGTTAGGTATAGTAACAATGAACTGCAATATTTCGAACGACACCTCGAAGAAGGCGAACGCACGTTCAAAGACTTCACGGGGAACGCCCTGGTGGAAGTACGCCCGGTCAGCGGCCTGACCGTGCGCGCCCACGCCGGATACAGCGCCCAGCGCGCAGAAGACAACTTTATCGAATTAGAAAACCAGGAATGGATCGATGGCGATTACGCCATCAAAGACTGGAAGTATTTCCAATACGACCTTGAAACACAGTATCAGCGCAGTTTTGGTTCCCACACACTCAGTGCGAACCTGCTGCTGCGAGGACAATCCGTCGTTCCTGAAGAATTGACTTTCTCCGTAGTGGGCCTCGATATCAAAGACTACCAGGACAAATACTTGCAGTTTGTGAAAGACTTAGACCAGGATCATCTTCCGTACAACTATTTCTTCTCGAGTTTTAAACCGGAAAAACCGATCACCTGGGGAGACGGTCACCTCAGCCTCACTTACGACTACGCCCACCTGTTGACGCTCGGCCTCAATTACTACCTGCTCCGTGCCGATAACAATGGACAGAAAGTTACCTACCACGTTCCTTCCGCGCAGGCCACATGGAAGATGGGACAGACCCGGTTCATGCGCAAAATCCTCCCGCGCTGGTGGACGGGATGGAGTTGGAACGCCGCCTGGTCCGGCACCGACAACCACAAACAATACTACAGCTACAGCTTTCCCATCTTCGTGGGAAAGGAGAACGTCCTGGAACCGTTTTCCCGACTGGAGATAGGTACGGACCTGCAAATGGGAAACTTCAACCTCAATGCTTCCTGGTTCTCCGGACGGGACAGCTTCGGAATCATGCCTGACATACTCAACCAGGGCTGGACCTTCGCCGCAGACTGGACCGGACGCAGCGGAGACTTTATCTTTGCCGCCGGACTGAATGCGGCGCTGTATAAAAACATGTGCCTGCCGTCCGATCCGGAAAAACTCTATTTCATTGATCTGAACCAGATAATTTGCACCGGACATCCGATCGGCACGAAGATGCTGTATCCCTACATCGGCATAGACTACGAAGGAAATCCCCATTACAAGACCACCAACAACAACAGAACCGACCAGGAATTATTCGAAAAAGGTCCCTTCCCGACCGCGACGCTCGGCGTCCACTTTGACATGCAGTGGCGCAGATGGACCTTCAATCTCGTTGCCCACGGCAACTTCGGCCAGTCCATCATGCGGGCCGTCGAGTACGGTCGTGTCGACGAAAACCACGACATGCTCACGCGGCATTATATGACCGAGAGCTGGTCCGGATCCAACTGGAAAGGAAAATATCCCAAACCTTCCTCCCTGACGAGGTACGACATGTTCTATTCTTCCTCCGCGATGCTGCACGACGCCTCCTTCTTCCGGATCGACCAGATCCGCCTGCAGTATCGCCTGCCCATCCGCCGCCTGCACACGAACGTGCGGCTGTCCGCTGCGCTGGAGAATTTCTTCCTGTTCACCAAGTATCCGGGAAGCGATCCGGAATACAATCTGAGCTGGGATAATCCGGGTTATGACCTGGGTGCTTATCCATCTACCCGGCGCATCGTCTTCGGCGTAAATATCGACCTTTAA